A single genomic interval of Tautonia marina harbors:
- a CDS encoding N-acetylneuraminate synthase family protein — protein MPKVVSIGGRPVGEGHPVYVIAEIGLNHNGDMKLAKQLIDAAALAGCDAVKFQKRTPELCVPPEQRDIRRDTPWGEMTYMEYRYRVEFGKDEFAEIDRYCKDKGIAWFASCWDEPSVDFIEQFDPPCYKMASASLTDDSLFKHTVATGKPIILSTGMSTMEEIEHAVSLCNPEKLVILHATSTYPCKPEELNLRVIPVLQAKFDVPIGYSGHEVGLQTTLAAVSLGACVVERHITLDRAMWGSDQAASVEPSGFHRLVRDIRVIEKAMGDGVKRVYESELPIQKKLRRVGAATS, from the coding sequence ATGCCTAAGGTTGTTTCGATCGGCGGTCGGCCGGTTGGTGAAGGTCACCCCGTTTATGTCATTGCCGAGATCGGCCTGAACCACAACGGCGACATGAAGCTCGCCAAGCAACTGATCGACGCCGCCGCCCTGGCCGGTTGCGACGCCGTGAAGTTCCAGAAGCGCACGCCGGAGCTGTGCGTTCCTCCCGAGCAGCGCGACATCCGTCGCGATACCCCGTGGGGGGAAATGACCTACATGGAGTATCGCTACCGGGTCGAGTTCGGCAAGGACGAGTTTGCCGAGATCGACCGATACTGCAAGGACAAGGGGATCGCCTGGTTCGCCTCGTGCTGGGACGAGCCGTCGGTCGACTTCATCGAGCAGTTTGACCCCCCTTGCTACAAGATGGCCTCGGCGTCGTTGACCGACGATAGCCTGTTCAAGCACACGGTGGCTACGGGCAAGCCGATCATCCTTTCGACCGGCATGTCGACGATGGAGGAGATCGAGCACGCCGTTTCGCTCTGCAATCCCGAGAAGCTGGTCATCCTGCACGCAACCAGCACCTACCCGTGCAAGCCCGAGGAACTGAACCTGCGGGTCATTCCGGTGTTGCAGGCGAAGTTCGACGTTCCGATCGGGTACTCGGGCCACGAGGTCGGCCTTCAGACGACCCTGGCCGCGGTGAGCCTGGGGGCCTGCGTCGTCGAGCGGCACATCACCCTCGATCGCGCCATGTGGGGCAGCGACCAGGCCGCCTCGGTCGAACCCTCGGGCTTCCATCGGCTGGTCCGGGATATCCGGGTCATCGAGAAGGCCATGGGAGACGGGGTCAAGCGGGTCTACGAGAGCG